The Carassius gibelio isolate Cgi1373 ecotype wild population from Czech Republic chromosome A1, carGib1.2-hapl.c, whole genome shotgun sequence region gcatatttttgttttgttccttGCTGTTATTATTCAGGTCCAGGTTTATTAGACCTTTCCAGTCAGAGCCTCCACAAACTGGATCCGAAGTTTTTCAGTCACGGGGAGTCACACACTCTTATTCTGGACCAAAACAACATTATTAAGCTGGAGCACCTAGAGTGTAATCAAGTTCTTAAGCAGGTATGTTGGATTCACGCCTACAACAACACCACAACTTACACCTCTCATTAGTATAAATGTTTTCTGTGAAATGTCTGTAACCAACTGTCTTTCAACAGCTGTCTGTGGCAAGCAACCGTCTGGTACGCATGATGGGTGTTTCAAAGCTGATTCATTTACAAACTCTGAATCTCCCAAACAACAGTATCGGCTATATTGAGGGACTGAAGGACATGGTTAATCTGAAATGGCTCAATCTAGCTGGAAATAACATAAAGGTGATTTTCACAGTACAtgcatttatcatatatttaattgaaaatgagGCTGACAATGTTTCCTGGCCTCTTCTGACTCCGTttcacaaatgtgtgtgtttgtccaggTCATTGGGCAGCTCAACAATTGTGTTTCCCTTCAACATCTTGATATGTCAGATAATAATATTGCTCACATAGGAGACCTCACAAAGCTCTCAGCATTAAAGGTATTTGCCATTTGTCTTGAAAACAATTCATTTGTAAGTCTCTCTATATGTTATTTATAAGTTTAAATGTAATGTGTAAATTTATAAGATTGCTGACCCAACTTACAGAAAATAATCTTATCCTGTGATTGATATTTAAGTCCTGTCTCACCCTTTTCAGACTCTTCTTCTTCATGGAAACATCATCACGACTCTACGTACTGTTCCTGCCCACCTGCCAGCAAACGTAACTGTCCTGTCGCTAGCAGAGAATGAGATCAGAGACCTGGCTGAGGTAAAGTGCAACAGAAAGACAATGGAAACAACTTAACAATTGTGCTAGCAAAGTACTAGCAACACAAACCACcctacattttctttctttttcaagaaGCCTTTTtacttggatatatatatatatatatatatatatatatatatatatatatatatggaagaaATTATCATTTAATGtctaatttattttgtgtaatttttttttgtatattaaaatgtattttaaaatgttcacgATTAATCATGACCATTTGTGTAAATCCACacataaattattttcatgaGAATCAAAGCAATTTAAGAAACCACCTTTATATTTCTGAAGCACAGTACTACCATGTGTTCTTCAG contains the following coding sequences:
- the LOC128015112 gene encoding centrosomal protein of 97 kDa isoform X1 translates to MFMDGQRLHSLHGGVSDREEKKELWIILSNQIDDCCLAVIQAGTIAASDEDHIADPLFQMSNYEGPGLLDLSSQSLHKLDPKFFSHGESHTLILDQNNIIKLEHLECNQVLKQLSVASNRLVRMMGVSKLIHLQTLNLPNNSIGYIEGLKDMVNLKWLNLAGNNIKVIGQLNNCVSLQHLDMSDNNIAHIGDLTKLSALKTLLLHGNIITTLRTVPAHLPANVTVLSLAENEIRDLAEVSYLAPQHSLEHLSIMSNPCVMATPSLPGCDYRPYVVSWCLSLKVLDGFVVSQK
- the LOC128015112 gene encoding centrosomal protein of 97 kDa isoform X2, producing MFMDGQRLHSLHGGVSDREEKKELWIILSNQIDDCCLAVIQAGTIAASDEDHIADPLFQMSNYEGPGLLDLSSQSLHKLDPKFFSHGESHTLILDQNNIIKLEHLECNQVLKQLSVASNRLVRMMGVSKLIHLQTLNLPNNSIGYIEGLKDMVNLKWLNLAGNNIKVIGQLNNCVSLQHLDMSDNNIAHIGDLTKLSALKTLLLHGNIITTLRTVPAHLPANVTVLSLAENEIRDLAEIQILLAGRTG